In Morococcus cerebrosus, a single genomic region encodes these proteins:
- a CDS encoding TrkH family potassium uptake protein translates to MYKFLPIVHVLSRLGLLFSMVLAVPTLMSYFFLDNAFPAFAYTALATTLTSCAVWLLTFHFRRELRPRDGFTLVLMLWLAFALVAAMPIYIHIPGISFTDAFFEAMSGLTTTGATVMTSLDTLAPSVNFWRHMLNWLGGMGIIVLAVAILPMLGVGGTQLFKAEIPGMDKESKMAPRISQVAKKLWFFYTMTTTAAFLTLHFAGMSWFDALCHAMSAVSLGGFSTHDASIAYFDSLTVEWAVMFFTLWGGVNFATHFTALTRRSLKSYWQDEECRVLLVLLAGSILMSAVYLWQKDFYATFGDSLRFVSFNFVSIGLASGFSNTDFAQWPLIVSLWMFFLSNLLASSGSMGGGIKNVRALVLFKFSLREMMILLHPKAVRTVKVNGRMIPDRMALTVMAFISIYFMTTIVFSFLLMASGMEFISAFTAVIACITNAGPGLGEVGPAGSYAVLSDVQKWLCSAVMLLGRLEIFTVLILLTPAYWKK, encoded by the coding sequence ATGTATAAGTTCCTCCCTATTGTCCACGTTTTGTCCAGACTGGGGCTGCTGTTTTCCATGGTGCTCGCAGTACCGACGCTGATGTCGTATTTTTTTCTGGACAACGCGTTTCCGGCGTTTGCCTACACGGCTTTGGCGACGACGCTGACCTCTTGCGCGGTTTGGCTGCTGACCTTCCATTTCCGCCGCGAGCTGCGCCCGCGCGACGGGTTTACGTTGGTTTTGATGTTGTGGCTGGCATTTGCGCTGGTGGCAGCGATGCCGATTTATATTCACATCCCGGGCATCAGTTTTACCGATGCGTTTTTTGAGGCGATGTCCGGACTGACGACGACAGGCGCGACGGTCATGACGAGCTTGGACACGCTGGCCCCGTCGGTGAATTTTTGGCGGCATATGCTCAACTGGCTGGGCGGCATGGGTATCATCGTGCTGGCGGTAGCGATTCTGCCGATGCTGGGCGTGGGCGGAACGCAGCTCTTCAAGGCTGAAATTCCGGGGATGGACAAGGAAAGCAAGATGGCGCCGCGCATTTCGCAGGTGGCAAAAAAGCTTTGGTTCTTCTATACGATGACGACGACGGCGGCTTTTCTGACGCTGCATTTTGCGGGGATGAGCTGGTTTGACGCGCTTTGCCATGCGATGTCGGCGGTGTCGCTGGGCGGTTTTTCGACACACGATGCCAGCATCGCTTATTTTGATTCGCTGACCGTCGAGTGGGCGGTCATGTTTTTCACGCTTTGGGGCGGTGTGAATTTCGCCACGCATTTCACGGCGCTGACACGGCGTTCGCTCAAATCCTATTGGCAGGACGAGGAATGCCGCGTACTGCTGGTGCTGCTGGCGGGCAGTATTTTGATGTCGGCGGTGTATCTGTGGCAGAAGGATTTTTATGCAACCTTTGGGGATTCGCTGCGTTTTGTCAGCTTCAACTTTGTCTCCATCGGACTGGCAAGCGGTTTTTCCAACACGGATTTCGCGCAATGGCCGCTGATCGTGTCGCTGTGGATGTTTTTCCTGTCCAACCTGTTGGCAAGCTCCGGCTCTATGGGGGGCGGCATTAAAAACGTGCGGGCGTTGGTCTTGTTCAAATTCAGCCTGCGCGAGATGATGATTCTGCTGCACCCGAAAGCGGTGCGTACGGTCAAGGTCAACGGACGCATGATTCCCGACCGCATGGCGCTGACAGTGATGGCGTTTATTTCGATTTATTTCATGACGACGATTGTGTTCAGCTTTTTGCTGATGGCAAGCGGGATGGAATTTATCTCCGCCTTCACCGCCGTCATTGCGTGTATTACCAATGCGGGACCGGGCTTGGGCGAAGTCGGACCTGCGGGCAGCTATGCGGTATTGAGCGATGTGCAGAAATGGCTGTGTTCGGCCGTGATGCTGCTGGGCCGCTTGGAGATTTTTACGGTGTTGATTTTGCTGACACCGGCTTATTGGAAAAAATAA
- a CDS encoding DUF2339 domain-containing protein encodes MQYFCLLIPILIGYFLDEMTVGVIFGSILWLFARELGKPRQEERDAKLQNLEKEIELLKQRLTALEHETVQDKTGVGQARKLRAVLSEHTDNIQTTPAPLHEKVEPLVTADNAPAEPHVEPVATPSFSTPVPPVSAEPSVQPEPALHADSVETPAQVSAIQEDVLEQDAPALLTSSENEVPMSSENIAETADAKSSETVIHKEEGFDFKFSENPIVAWFLRGNPLLKTGIVVLFLGLAFLLRYASERIHVPVEMRYLTVAGAGLAAVIGGWKLQSRKREYGLVLQGFGVAVMYLTALAALKLHPLLPAPIVFVLMVAMVVLMALLAIRQNAQIMAQVALVGGLAAPILVSDGSGNYLVLFSYLSLLNAGVAAIAWFKAWRPLNLTGFAGSFSIAALWGMQSYTPQHFATTEPFLIYHWLLYTFIAYLFARRKLTENREDTLAPVADNATLEEIWNSICSHGLRVHVLDHTLLFGTMAAAFGLQYRMVEHWPSADAFSALGFAAVYGLAALMLKRQQGLYILRQAFVALSLLFLTLAVPLYFERGNTVILWTVESALVYFFGLRQQRPHMRLGALVVYLLAALTQLSGYQEGGSTILQGQWFTTLLTLFGGAAIYLQWHLYRRKGSAHWEQTLQNAALCAALLYTSILPLLFFAERGSIIIFSALVAAWAFCRGKGKSDVFSTFALGNAIFILLFQASINNESNGFLTHWHLFAAAPLLFAAAYMLQYSRVQTEASENQGKQDQTLPFSQIAGWAILVIALMLGGFATYTQWTGEETLFIELWALPIFTALLLLANRLNWKELFQTTLAFLPLFALHFIGYHLEHLWTAAAALPLAAATVLNFVILNNRQTNAPIGLHKLNIILIGILWSLWAGMYVGYRLDGVWSQLSWLAVPLIMWVVFHTQRQRGFFRRHQASYQHFALPIAALAAASWMIWTNFSTPFQPVPLPYIPLLNPLELACAGMLWFALKSLPEALPAEYRRVNAPGVAALAFMVISAGVMRLWHFYDGITWRLDIMLQSFGLQASLSVVWAVTAIILMVYGNRRKLRPFWITGAALMAIVVIKLFLIELSNSDGIARIASFIIVGILLLLVGWFAPVPPKAVENEEDKV; translated from the coding sequence ATGCAGTATTTCTGCCTACTCATCCCCATCCTCATTGGCTATTTTCTTGACGAAATGACCGTCGGCGTCATTTTCGGCTCTATTTTATGGTTGTTTGCACGGGAACTCGGCAAGCCGCGTCAGGAAGAACGTGATGCCAAACTGCAAAATCTGGAAAAAGAAATCGAGTTGTTGAAACAGCGTTTGACGGCTTTGGAACATGAAACCGTTCAAGATAAAACGGGAGTCGGGCAGGCGCGGAAACTGCGTGCTGTTTTGTCCGAACATACCGACAATATTCAGACGACCCCTGCGCCGCTTCATGAGAAGGTTGAACCTTTGGTAACGGCGGACAATGCGCCCGCCGAGCCGCACGTCGAACCGGTTGCTACACCCTCTTTTTCTACACCTGTTCCCCCTGTTTCCGCTGAACCTTCCGTACAGCCCGAACCTGCTTTGCACGCAGACAGCGTCGAAACGCCTGCCCAAGTTTCCGCTATTCAAGAGGACGTACTCGAACAAGACGCGCCTGCCTTGCTGACGTCGTCTGAAAACGAAGTGCCGATGTCGTCTGAAAATATCGCTGAAACCGCAGACGCAAAATCCAGTGAAACCGTTATCCATAAGGAAGAAGGTTTCGATTTCAAATTCTCCGAAAATCCGATTGTTGCTTGGTTCCTGCGCGGCAATCCGCTGCTGAAAACCGGTATCGTGGTGCTATTCCTCGGCTTGGCGTTCCTCTTGCGCTATGCTTCCGAGCGGATTCATGTGCCGGTGGAAATGCGTTACCTGACCGTAGCAGGTGCGGGTCTGGCGGCGGTCATCGGCGGCTGGAAGCTGCAAAGCCGAAAACGCGAATACGGCTTGGTGTTGCAGGGCTTCGGCGTGGCGGTGATGTATCTGACCGCTTTGGCGGCGTTGAAACTGCATCCGCTGCTGCCCGCACCGATCGTGTTCGTGCTGATGGTGGCGATGGTCGTATTAATGGCGTTGCTGGCGATCAGGCAAAACGCGCAGATTATGGCGCAGGTCGCCTTGGTCGGCGGTCTGGCGGCGCCCATCCTGGTATCGGACGGCAGCGGCAATTATTTGGTGCTGTTCTCCTACCTTTCCCTACTCAACGCCGGCGTAGCGGCGATTGCCTGGTTTAAGGCATGGCGGCCGCTGAACCTGACGGGTTTTGCCGGATCCTTCTCCATCGCCGCGTTGTGGGGCATGCAAAGCTATACGCCGCAGCATTTCGCCACCACCGAGCCTTTCCTGATTTACCACTGGCTGCTCTACACCTTCATCGCCTATTTGTTTGCCCGCCGCAAGCTGACGGAAAACCGCGAAGACACACTCGCGCCCGTTGCCGACAATGCGACGCTGGAAGAAATTTGGAACAGCATCTGCTCCCACGGCCTGCGCGTCCACGTCCTCGACCATACTTTATTGTTCGGCACGATGGCGGCGGCGTTCGGACTGCAATACCGCATGGTGGAACACTGGCCGTCTGCGGACGCATTCTCCGCGCTGGGCTTCGCCGCCGTTTACGGACTTGCCGCGCTGATGCTGAAACGGCAACAGGGTTTGTATATCCTGCGTCAGGCGTTTGTTGCCTTGTCGCTGCTTTTCCTCACGCTCGCCGTTCCGCTTTATTTTGAACGCGGCAACACTGTCATCCTGTGGACGGTAGAATCCGCGCTCGTGTATTTCTTCGGACTGCGCCAACAGCGTCCGCATATGCGTTTGGGTGCGCTCGTTGTTTATCTGCTGGCGGCGCTGACCCAACTGAGCGGTTATCAGGAGGGAGGATCCACCATCCTGCAAGGTCAATGGTTCACCACCCTGCTGACCCTGTTCGGCGGCGCAGCAATTTACCTGCAATGGCACCTCTACCGCCGTAAAGGCTCGGCACACTGGGAACAGACGCTTCAAAACGCAGCCCTCTGCGCCGCCCTGCTCTACACATCCATCCTGCCTTTACTGTTTTTCGCGGAACGCGGCAGCATCATCATTTTCTCTGCTTTGGTGGCAGCTTGGGCGTTCTGCCGAGGCAAAGGCAAGTCGGACGTGTTCAGCACATTCGCCTTGGGCAATGCAATCTTTATCCTGCTCTTCCAAGCCTCGATTAATAATGAATCCAACGGCTTCCTGACACACTGGCACCTCTTTGCCGCCGCGCCGCTGCTGTTTGCCGCGGCCTACATGCTGCAATATTCGCGCGTCCAAACCGAAGCATCGGAAAACCAAGGCAAACAAGACCAAACCCTCCCGTTCTCGCAGATTGCAGGCTGGGCTATCCTCGTTATCGCCCTGATGTTGGGCGGCTTCGCCACCTATACCCAATGGACGGGCGAAGAAACCCTGTTTATCGAGCTTTGGGCATTGCCGATATTCACCGCCTTGCTGTTGCTTGCCAACCGTTTGAACTGGAAAGAGCTTTTTCAGACGACCTTGGCATTCCTGCCCCTGTTTGCCCTGCACTTCATCGGCTATCACCTCGAACACCTATGGACGGCCGCCGCAGCCCTGCCGCTTGCCGCCGCCACCGTGTTGAACTTCGTCATCCTGAATAACCGCCAAACTAATGCGCCTATCGGCTTGCACAAACTCAACATCATCCTGATCGGCATCCTTTGGTCGCTTTGGGCAGGAATGTATGTAGGCTATCGTCTCGACGGCGTTTGGTCGCAGCTCTCGTGGCTTGCCGTACCGCTAATCATGTGGGTCGTCTTCCATACGCAGCGGCAGCGCGGCTTTTTCAGACGACATCAAGCCTCCTATCAGCATTTCGCCCTGCCGATAGCCGCCCTTGCCGCCGCAAGTTGGATGATATGGACGAACTTCTCCACGCCGTTCCAACCCGTGCCGTTGCCATATATCCCGCTGCTTAACCCGCTGGAGCTCGCCTGCGCCGGAATGCTGTGGTTTGCCCTGAAGTCCCTGCCCGAAGCCCTGCCTGCAGAATACCGCCGCGTGAACGCGCCCGGCGTCGCCGCCCTCGCATTCATGGTCATCAGCGCGGGCGTGATGCGGCTGTGGCACTTCTACGACGGCATCACTTGGCGCCTCGACATCATGCTCCAATCCTTTGGTCTGCAAGCCAGCCTCTCCGTCGTCTGGGCAGTGACCGCCATCATCCTGATGGTGTACGGCAACCGTCGCAAACTGCGCCCCTTCTGGATAACCGGCGCGGCGCTGATGGCCATCGTCGTCATCAAGCTCTTCCTCATCGAGCTTTCCAACAGCGACGGCATCGCCCGAATCGCCTCTTTCATCATCGTCGGAATATTGCTGCTCTTGGTCGGCTGGTTCGCGCCCGTTCCGCCCAAAGCGGTGGAAAACGAAGAAGACAAGGTATAG
- a CDS encoding CTP synthase: MTKFIFVTGGVVSSLGKGIAAASIATILESRGLNVTMLKLDPYINVDPGTMSPFQHGEVFVTDDGAETDLDLGHYERFINATMTRRNSFSTGQVYENVIAKERRGDYLGGTVQVIPHITDEIKRRIHEGAAGYDVAIVEIGGTVGDIESLPFLEAIRQMRSQLGRNNTLFAHLSYVPYIAAAGEIKTKPTQHTVKEMLSIGLQPDILICRMDRKMPADERRKIALFCNVEERAIVGSYDVDSIYECPEMLHDQGIDNIITEQLQLNVQQADLTAWKKIVHAIKNPKHTVKIAMVGKYVDLTESYKSLIEALKHAGIHTETDVQITFVDSENIEKNNGDVSMLKDMDAILVPGGFGSRGVEGKIAAVRYARENNVPYLGICLGMQIALIEYARDVAGLKGANSTEFDLKCAAPVVALIDEWQTADGSVETRDESADLGGTMRLGAQEVELKAGSLAAKIYGSEHIRERHRHRYEVNNNYVPTLEQAGLVIGGVSAGRERLVETIELPNHPWFFACQFHPEFTSNPRRGHPLFTAFVKAALNNKKG, encoded by the coding sequence ATGACTAAATTTATTTTCGTAACCGGCGGCGTCGTATCTTCACTCGGAAAAGGTATCGCCGCCGCTTCTATTGCCACCATCCTCGAATCGCGCGGTCTGAACGTGACCATGCTCAAGCTCGATCCTTATATCAACGTCGACCCCGGCACGATGAGTCCGTTCCAGCACGGCGAAGTGTTCGTGACCGACGACGGCGCGGAAACCGACCTCGACTTGGGACACTACGAACGTTTCATCAACGCCACCATGACCCGCCGCAACAGCTTCAGCACGGGGCAGGTGTACGAAAACGTCATCGCCAAAGAACGCCGCGGCGACTACCTCGGCGGTACGGTTCAAGTCATCCCGCACATTACCGACGAAATCAAACGCCGCATCCACGAAGGCGCGGCGGGTTACGATGTTGCCATCGTCGAAATCGGCGGTACGGTCGGCGACATCGAATCGCTGCCGTTTTTGGAAGCCATCCGTCAGATGCGCAGCCAGTTGGGACGCAACAACACCTTGTTCGCCCACCTGAGCTACGTCCCCTATATCGCCGCCGCCGGCGAAATCAAAACCAAACCGACCCAGCATACCGTTAAAGAAATGTTGAGCATCGGTTTGCAGCCCGACATCCTGATTTGCCGCATGGATCGGAAAATGCCGGCGGACGAACGCCGCAAAATCGCCCTGTTCTGCAACGTGGAAGAGCGCGCGATTGTGGGCAGCTACGACGTGGACAGCATCTACGAATGTCCCGAAATGTTGCACGACCAAGGCATCGACAACATCATTACCGAGCAGTTGCAGCTGAACGTACAACAGGCGGATTTGACTGCGTGGAAAAAAATCGTCCATGCCATCAAAAATCCGAAACACACCGTCAAAATCGCCATGGTCGGCAAATACGTCGATTTGACCGAATCCTACAAATCGCTGATCGAAGCCTTGAAACACGCGGGCATCCACACCGAAACCGACGTGCAAATCACCTTCGTTGATAGCGAAAACATCGAGAAAAACAACGGCGACGTTTCCATGCTCAAAGACATGGACGCCATCCTCGTTCCCGGCGGCTTCGGTTCGCGCGGCGTGGAAGGCAAAATTGCTGCCGTGCGTTATGCCCGCGAAAACAACGTGCCGTACCTGGGCATCTGCCTCGGTATGCAGATCGCGCTGATCGAATACGCACGCGACGTCGCAGGCTTGAAAGGCGCGAATTCCACCGAGTTCGACCTCAAATGCGCCGCCCCCGTCGTCGCTCTGATTGACGAATGGCAAACCGCCGACGGCAGCGTCGAAACACGCGACGAATCCGCCGATTTGGGTGGCACCATGCGTTTGGGCGCGCAAGAGGTTGAATTGAAAGCAGGCAGCCTCGCCGCCAAAATCTACGGCAGCGAACACATCCGTGAACGCCACCGCCACCGCTACGAAGTCAACAACAACTACGTTCCCACGCTGGAACAGGCTGGCTTGGTCATCGGTGGCGTATCTGCCGGACGTGAACGCTTGGTCGAAACCATCGAGCTGCCGAACCATCCTTGGTTCTTCGCCTGCCAGTTCCACCCAGAGTTCACGTCCAACCCGCGCAGAGGCCATCCTTTGTTCACCGCGTTTGTCAAAGCCGCGTTGAACAATAAAAAAGGCTGA